From Mauremys mutica isolate MM-2020 ecotype Southern chromosome 15, ASM2049712v1, whole genome shotgun sequence, one genomic window encodes:
- the TFPT gene encoding TCF3 fusion partner codes for MAGVGFEEFSVPPGSELALPPLFGGNILESELETEVEFVDGGLSGDNLQDEEEEESQQRQRELGRRKIQALGRRCKEIEQVNERVLNRLHHVQKITRRLKQERRFLMRVLDSYGDDYRQSQLTIVLEDEGSPSPEAPTPGNTENEPPEKETPRRFPGLPPAGPEPKSPSQAETPTGKKRRRHGREDKEQRGRRLAPALLPMDDFPAQLKEEDEFPCDQDAVLSSSWPLPRPRDKLLHYPKFSSPGACADFD; via the exons atGGCCGGGGTGGGCTTCGAGGAGTTCTCGGTGCCCCCGGGCTCGGAGCTGGCGCTGCCCCCGCTCTTCGGGGGGAACATCCTGGAGAGCGAGCTGGAGACGGAGGTGGAGTTCGTGGACGGGGGGCTGAGCGGGGACAACCTgcaggacgaggaggaggaggagagccagCAGCGGCAGCGGGAGCTGGGCCGCCGGAAGATTCAGGCGCTGGGCCGGCGCTGCAAGGAGATCGAGCAG GTCAACGAGAGGGTGTTGAACCGACTCCACCACGTGCAGAAGATCACGCGGCGGCTCAAGCAGGAGAGGAG ATTCCTTATGAGGGTCCTGGATTCCTACGGGGATGACTACAGACAGAGCCAGCTCACCATTGTCCTAGAG gacGAAGGCAGCCCCAGTCCagaagcccccaccccaggcaatACTGAGAATGAACCTCCAGAGAAGGAGACCCCCCGACGCTTCCCTGGTCTCCCACCGGCCGGTCCAGAGCCAAAGAGCCCATCCCAGGCGGAAACCCCCACTGGGAAGAAGCGTCGCCGGCACGGGCGtgaggacaaggagcagaggggcaggcggctggcccctgccctcctccccatggaTGACTTCCCTGCACAG cTCAAAGAAGAGGATGAGTTCCCCTGTGACCAGGATGCCGTACTGAGCTCCAGCtggcccctgccccggccccgggacaagctcctccattaccccaaGTTCTCCAGCCCCGGGGCCTGCGCTGATTTCGACTGA
- the PRPF31 gene encoding U4/U6 small nuclear ribonucleoprotein Prp31: MSLADELLADLEEAAEEEDNFVDEEDEPAIEDVQEEMQLDLSVDSVKSIAKLWDSKMFAEIMVKIEEYISKQSKATEVMGPVEAAPEYRVIVDANNLTVEIENELNIIHKFIRDKYSKRFPELESLVPNALDYIRTVKELGNSLDKCKNNENVQQILTNATIMVVSVTASTTQGQQLTEEELERIEEACDMALELNQSKHRIYEYVESRMSFIAPNLSIIVGASTAAKIMGIAGGLTNLSKMPACNIMLLGAQRKTLSGFSSTSVLPHTGYIYHSDIVQSLPPDLRRKAARLVAAKCTLAARVDSFHESPEGKVGYDLKEEIERKFDKWQEPPPVKQVKPLPAPLDGQRKKRGGRRYRKMKERLGLTEIRKQANRMSFGEIEEDAYQEDLGFSLGHLGKSGSGRVRQTQVNEATKARISKTLQRTLQKQSMVYGGKSTIRDRSSGTASSVAFTPLQGLEIVNPQAAEKKVAEANQKYFSSMAEFLKVKSEKSGIMSST, translated from the exons ATGTCTCTGGCGGACGAGCTGCTGGCCGAcctggaggaggcggcggaggaggaggacaactttgtggatgaggaagatgagcCGGCCATCGAGGATGTGCAGGAGGAGATGCAGCTGGACCTCAGTGTTGACTCGGTCAAGAGCATTGCCAAGCTCTGGGACAGCAAGATG TTTGCGGAGATCATGGTGAAGATCGAggagtatatcagcaaacagtcGAAAGCCACCGAAG TGATGGGGCCGGTGGAGGCGGCTCCGGAGTACCGAGTAATCGTCGATGCCAACAACCTGACGGTGGAGATCGAAAATGAACTGA ACATCATCCACAAATTCATCCGGGATAAATACTCCAAGCGATTCCCCGAGCTGGAGTCCCTGGTTCCCAATGCCCTGGATTACATCCGCACGGTCAAG GAGCTGGGCAACAGCCTGGACAAATGCAAGAACAACGAGAACGTGCAGCAGATCCTGACTAACGCCACCATCATGGTGGTGAGCGTCACGGCCTCCACCACGCAAGG GCAGCAGCTGACGGAGGAGGAGCTGGAACGCATCGAGGAAGCCTGCGACATGGCCCTGGAGCTCAACCAGTCAAAGCACCGCATCTACGAGTACGTGGAGTCCCGCATGTCCTTCATCGCCCCCAACCTGTCCATCATCGTCGGCGCCTCCACTGCTGCCAAGATCatgg GCATCGCTGGCGGCCTCACCAACCTCTCCAAGATGCCGGCCTGTAACATCATGCTCCTGGGAGCCCAGCGCAAGACCCTGTCCGGCTTCTCCAGCACCTCGGTGCTGCCCCACACGGGGTACATCTACCACAGCGACATCGTGCAGTCGCTGCCCCCG gacCTGCGGAGGAAGGCGGCTCGTCTTGTTGCTGCAAAGTGCACGCTGGCGGCTCGGGTTGACAGCTTCCATGAGAGCCCAGAGGGGAAG GTGGGCTACGACCTCAAGGAGGAAATTGAACGAAAGTTTGACAAATGGCAGGAGCCTCCCCCCGTGAAGCAGGTGAAGCCCCTGCCGGCCCCCCTGGATGGCCAGAGAAAGAAACGAGGAGGCCGCAG GTACCGGAAGATGAAGGAACGACTGGGGCTCACGGAGATCCGGAAACAGGCCAACAGGATGAGCTTTGGGGAG atcGAGGAAGACGCCTACCAAGAGGACTTGGGCTTCAGCCTGGGCCACCTGGGCAAGTCGGGCAGCGGCCGGGTGCGGCAGACGCAGGTCAACGAGGCCACCAAAGCCAGGATCTCCAAGACCTTGCAG CGCACACTCCAGAAGCAGAGCATGGTGTACGGCGGGAAGTCGACAATCCGGGACCGCTCCTCAGGCACGGCCTCCAGCGTGGCCTTCACTCCGCTCCAG ggGCTGGAGATCGTTAACCCACAAGCGGCAGAGAAGAAGGTGGCGGAGGCCAACCAGAAATACTTCTCCAGCATGGCGGAGTTCTTAAAGGTGAAGAGCGAGAAAAGCGGCATCATGTCCAGCACATGA